A single Micromonospora luteifusca DNA region contains:
- a CDS encoding cold-shock protein translates to MQGTVASYDAATRSGVLLLDDGTEMRFPARAFDASGLRLLRLGQRVRIDTDSDGEVVRVTLPTMI, encoded by the coding sequence ATGCAGGGCACGGTGGCCAGCTACGACGCGGCGACGCGCAGCGGAGTCCTGCTGCTCGACGACGGCACCGAGATGCGCTTTCCCGCCCGGGCCTTCGACGCCTCCGGGCTGCGACTGCTCCGGCTCGGCCAGCGGGTTCGCATCGACACCGATTCCGACGGCGAGGTCGTCCGGGTGACATTGCCGACGATGATCTGA
- a CDS encoding NUDIX hydrolase — protein sequence MAAVTGIRAAGGVAWRPTSDGVRVCVVHRPRYGDWTLPKGKLEPGEHALAAAVREVAEEADVRGVPQVRLPSVRYRSEGQDKLVDYWSMLAAASGGFQPDTEVDDMRWVAVDDAIRLVSYPHDAEVLAAFAALPSVTATVVLVRHAHAGKRATWSGPDVGRPLDAEGWAQATALAGLVALIRPARLLSASPRRCVQTLDPAAALLDLPIEICGDLDEPQPGQQCDEQILATAARLLELASAGGQLAVCTQGKVLPGALERLTGRADEDFTTPKGGGWLLAFTADRLLAADRL from the coding sequence TTGGCTGCCGTGACCGGCATCCGGGCGGCGGGCGGGGTGGCCTGGCGGCCAACCTCCGACGGTGTACGCGTCTGCGTGGTGCACCGCCCCCGTTACGGCGACTGGACGTTGCCGAAGGGCAAGCTGGAGCCGGGCGAGCACGCGCTGGCGGCGGCGGTCCGCGAAGTCGCCGAGGAGGCCGACGTTCGCGGCGTACCGCAGGTCCGGCTGCCGTCGGTGCGCTACCGCAGTGAGGGGCAGGACAAGCTGGTCGACTACTGGTCGATGCTCGCGGCGGCCAGCGGCGGTTTCCAACCGGACACCGAGGTGGACGACATGCGCTGGGTCGCGGTGGACGACGCGATCCGATTGGTCAGCTACCCCCACGACGCCGAGGTGTTGGCGGCGTTCGCCGCGCTGCCGTCGGTGACCGCGACGGTCGTGCTGGTCCGGCACGCCCACGCCGGTAAGCGGGCCACCTGGTCCGGCCCGGACGTCGGCCGTCCCCTGGACGCCGAGGGGTGGGCCCAGGCGACCGCGCTGGCCGGTCTGGTCGCCCTGATCCGGCCGGCCCGGCTGCTGTCGGCGTCACCGCGACGCTGCGTGCAGACACTGGACCCGGCCGCCGCGCTGCTCGACCTGCCGATCGAGATCTGCGGCGACCTGGACGAGCCACAGCCCGGCCAGCAGTGCGACGAACAGATCCTGGCGACCGCCGCCAGGTTGCTGGAGCTGGCCAGCGCCGGTGGGCAGCTGGCGGTGTGCACCCAGGGGAAGGTGCTGCCGGGCGCCCTGGAACGGTTGACCGGCCGCGCCGACGAGGACTTCACCACCCCCAAGGGCGGCGGTTGGTTACTCGCCTTCACCGCCGACCGGCTGCTGGCGGCGGACCGCCTGTAG
- a CDS encoding RNA degradosome polyphosphate kinase, which translates to MSTPREHPTRPPATDPHNGSRVRGTDGRFRPSRAERAGAARADTLADDPGGASSGLDEVLDPGPTTETDGPAAGDVHPVLPSDLPTGVAEEDDDEPPTAPPLPEDRFLNRELSWLDFNARVLTLAEDPRTPLLERAKFLAIFASNLDEFYMVRIAGLKRRLSAGLPVRGGDRLPLRTQLELIAERTAELGARHAACFVDDVLPKLADEGIRILRWAELGDPERERLRTYFRAHIFPVLTPLAVDPAHPFPYISGRSLNLAVAVRDPDGGSELFARVKVPNNVPRFVRVDRDQPGVRMLPVEDLISVHLGQLFSGMQVVECHLFRVTRNAEVEVDEDRDEDLLQALERELARRRFGPPVRLEAAASISDHMLELLVRELDMNEQDVLRVPGLLDLSALWQVYGEADRPDLKDPPFVPATHPRLAEGEVPRSVFSTLRDGDVLVHHPYHSFATSVQRFIEQAAADENVLAIKQTLYRTSGDSPIVDALVDAAAAGKQVVVLVEVKARFDEVANIGWARTLERAGCHVVYGLVGLKTHCKTALVVRQEGNQIRRYCHIGTGNYHPKTARLYEDFGMLTADPEIGADLTDLFNVLTGYSRQTAYRRLLVAPQGIRSGLIERIEREISHVRLGMPGLVQFKVNSLVDEGVTDALYRASQAGVHVDLLIRGMCTLRPGVPGLSENIRVRSILGRFLEHSRVFRFGNNGEAEFWMGSADLMHRNLDRRVEALVQVSDPIARAELDQVLTAAMSPEVDAFELAGDGTWTRRTGADEKASAHLQELLLRRVGGTAS; encoded by the coding sequence GTGAGCACCCCTCGCGAGCATCCGACCCGCCCGCCCGCCACCGACCCCCACAACGGCTCCCGTGTACGCGGCACCGACGGCCGCTTCCGCCCGTCCCGTGCCGAGCGGGCCGGTGCGGCCCGCGCCGACACCCTCGCCGACGACCCCGGTGGCGCCTCCTCCGGGCTGGACGAGGTCCTCGACCCCGGGCCGACCACCGAGACGGACGGCCCGGCCGCCGGCGACGTCCACCCGGTGCTGCCGAGCGACCTGCCGACCGGCGTCGCCGAGGAGGACGACGACGAACCGCCGACGGCCCCGCCGCTGCCGGAGGACCGTTTCCTCAACCGGGAGCTCTCCTGGCTCGACTTCAACGCCCGGGTGCTCACCCTGGCCGAGGACCCGCGCACCCCGCTGCTGGAACGGGCCAAGTTCCTGGCGATCTTCGCCAGCAACCTCGACGAGTTCTACATGGTGCGGATCGCCGGGCTGAAGCGGCGGCTCTCCGCCGGCCTGCCGGTGCGCGGCGGAGACCGGCTGCCCCTGCGCACCCAGTTGGAGCTGATCGCCGAGCGGACCGCCGAGCTGGGTGCCCGGCACGCCGCCTGCTTCGTCGACGACGTGCTGCCCAAACTGGCCGACGAGGGCATCCGCATACTGCGCTGGGCCGAGCTGGGCGACCCCGAGCGGGAACGGCTGCGCACCTACTTCCGCGCGCACATCTTCCCGGTGCTGACCCCGCTCGCCGTGGACCCGGCGCACCCGTTCCCGTACATCTCGGGGCGGTCGCTGAACCTGGCGGTGGCGGTACGCGACCCCGATGGCGGTTCCGAGCTGTTCGCCCGGGTGAAGGTGCCCAACAACGTTCCCCGCTTCGTCCGCGTGGACCGGGACCAGCCGGGCGTACGAATGCTGCCGGTGGAGGACCTGATCTCGGTGCACCTGGGCCAACTGTTCAGCGGCATGCAGGTCGTCGAGTGCCACCTGTTCCGGGTCACCCGCAACGCCGAGGTGGAGGTCGACGAGGACCGCGACGAGGATCTGCTCCAGGCCCTGGAGCGGGAGCTGGCCCGGCGGCGGTTCGGGCCACCGGTCCGCCTGGAGGCGGCCGCGTCCATCTCCGACCACATGCTGGAGTTGCTCGTTCGCGAGCTGGACATGAACGAGCAGGACGTGCTGCGGGTGCCCGGGCTGCTGGACCTGTCCGCGTTGTGGCAGGTCTACGGCGAGGCTGACCGGCCGGACCTCAAGGACCCGCCGTTCGTGCCGGCCACCCACCCCCGACTCGCCGAGGGCGAGGTGCCGCGCAGCGTCTTCTCGACCCTGCGCGACGGGGACGTCCTGGTGCACCACCCGTACCACTCGTTCGCCACGAGCGTGCAGCGCTTCATCGAGCAGGCCGCCGCCGATGAGAACGTGCTGGCCATCAAGCAGACCCTCTACCGCACCAGCGGCGACTCCCCGATCGTCGACGCGTTGGTCGACGCGGCCGCCGCCGGCAAGCAGGTCGTGGTGCTGGTGGAGGTGAAGGCCCGTTTCGACGAGGTCGCCAACATCGGCTGGGCCCGCACCCTGGAACGCGCCGGCTGCCACGTGGTGTACGGCCTGGTCGGCCTGAAGACGCACTGCAAGACCGCGCTGGTGGTCCGCCAGGAGGGCAACCAGATCCGCCGCTACTGCCACATCGGCACCGGGAACTACCACCCGAAGACCGCCCGGCTGTACGAGGACTTCGGCATGCTCACCGCCGACCCGGAGATCGGCGCCGACCTCACCGACCTGTTCAACGTGCTCACCGGGTACAGCCGACAGACCGCGTACCGGCGGTTGCTGGTCGCCCCGCAGGGCATCCGCAGCGGCCTCATCGAGCGGATCGAGCGGGAGATCTCCCACGTCCGGCTGGGCATGCCCGGCCTGGTCCAGTTCAAGGTGAACTCTCTGGTCGACGAGGGGGTGACCGACGCGCTGTATCGGGCCTCCCAGGCCGGTGTGCACGTCGACCTGCTCATCCGGGGCATGTGCACGCTGCGCCCCGGGGTGCCGGGGTTGTCGGAGAACATCCGCGTCCGCTCGATCCTCGGTCGTTTCCTGGAACACTCCCGGGTCTTCCGGTTCGGCAACAACGGCGAGGCCGAGTTCTGGATGGGCTCGGCCGACCTGATGCACCGCAACCTCGACCGCCGGGTGGAGGCGCTGGTGCAGGTGAGCGACCCGATCGCCCGCGCCGAACTGGACCAGGTGCTGACCGCCGCGATGAGCCCCGAGGTGGACGCCTTCGAACTGGCCGGTGACGGCACCTGGACCCGGCGTACCGGTGCGGACGAGAAGGCCTCCGCTCATCTGCAGGAACTCCTGCTACGCCGCGTCGGTGGCACGGCCAGCTGA
- a CDS encoding cystathionine gamma-lyase: MSELGDGTRCVRAGLPEPAPGDPFLPGPVFAAPYHLDPWQGQGTSPNGYGRPDNPTRRLLEAAVGELEGGDCRVFSTGQAAITGLLLTLLRPGDTVVLPSDGYFPVRAFATDVLEAIGVRVLFVPTVGPYPSFEGVRLVLVETPANPGLDVVDVAALAAQAHAAGALLAVDNTTATPLGQRPLDLGADLVVASGTKALTGHSDLLLGYLVSRSSELMKAVTTWRTTTGAVPGAFDAWLAHRSLATLDLRLARQSANAAAVAELLAGRPDVTGVRWPGRPEDPAYPVASAQMRRMPGVLSFDLGDADRVGRFIDAARLVAAATSFGGLHTTADRRAQWGDDTAPGFVRLSCGVEDTPDLVADIAAALDAAGGV, encoded by the coding sequence ATGAGCGAACTGGGAGACGGGACCCGCTGCGTACGCGCCGGCCTGCCCGAGCCGGCACCGGGGGACCCGTTCCTGCCCGGGCCGGTCTTCGCCGCGCCGTACCACCTCGACCCGTGGCAGGGCCAGGGCACGTCGCCGAACGGCTACGGCCGCCCCGACAACCCGACCCGGCGGCTGCTGGAGGCGGCCGTGGGCGAGTTGGAGGGCGGTGACTGCCGAGTCTTCTCCACCGGGCAGGCGGCCATCACCGGGCTGCTGCTCACGCTGCTGCGCCCGGGAGACACCGTGGTGCTGCCCAGCGACGGATACTTCCCGGTCCGGGCGTTCGCCACCGACGTGTTGGAGGCGATCGGCGTCCGGGTGCTCTTCGTGCCGACCGTCGGGCCGTACCCGTCATTCGAGGGTGTCCGGCTGGTGCTGGTGGAGACGCCGGCGAACCCGGGCCTGGACGTGGTCGACGTGGCGGCTCTGGCCGCCCAGGCGCACGCCGCCGGCGCGCTACTCGCGGTCGACAACACCACCGCCACCCCGCTCGGTCAGCGCCCGCTGGACCTCGGTGCCGACCTGGTGGTCGCCTCCGGCACCAAGGCGCTCACCGGCCACTCCGACCTGCTGCTGGGCTACCTGGTCAGCCGGTCCAGCGAGCTGATGAAGGCGGTGACGACGTGGCGTACCACCACCGGGGCGGTCCCGGGCGCGTTCGACGCCTGGCTGGCACACCGGTCGCTGGCCACTCTCGACCTGCGTCTGGCCCGGCAGAGCGCGAACGCCGCCGCCGTCGCCGAACTGCTCGCCGGCCGGCCGGACGTGACCGGCGTGCGCTGGCCCGGGCGGCCCGAGGATCCCGCCTATCCGGTGGCGTCGGCGCAGATGCGCCGGATGCCCGGGGTGCTGTCGTTCGACCTGGGTGACGCCGACCGGGTGGGCCGATTCATCGATGCCGCCCGGCTGGTGGCGGCGGCGACCTCCTTCGGTGGCCTGCACACCACGGCGGACCGGCGGGCGCAGTGGGGCGACGACACCGCCCCCGGTTTCGTCCGGCTGTCCTGCGGTGTGGAGGACACTCCCGACCTGGTGGCCGACATCGCTGCCGCGCTCGACGCCGCCGGAGGGGTCTGA
- a CDS encoding endonuclease/exonuclease/phosphatase family protein: MRYRQLTTGTLALGVVLLIDVLRVWLPGIITIFGQAASTPAELMGAFALGWFVLAMGAPAVVRRVGARPVTVVAAVVLAVARLVLTAAPGGRTQLWLATAGLLAGLVWLVGTAADTDRPVPGLALGFAVNAALHAVLDTFDLVWRGDWVAWLLSSVAVALFLFGTALFLFATAQSGTRAGVAQSGTWVGTAQQSGTRVGGGGGRAWLLAGPALLLTGMVALSPALARTGMSYLFVGDNVARSPLFGMAPVPVAVAGFLFTALTRPPSRWGRAYGPVALLAGAVLFALDRGDLLLPAILLAAVGLGACLALTDDASHPENGTADAAGTADATDATGGKAGGGQVAVRRGYAVAAGMLVFALGAVGYYSAYDLGYPNAAVPVVVAVLVAVVAFTARPVVDLRPGPFPLLRAAGAVTVLALLAPVLADEVPVASNRDGPPQRLTVVAYNIRMGFGLDGRFDLTGLTEAVHRQRPDVVLLSEVDRAWLLNGGHDTLDLLADRLGMPYVFGPAADPVWGDAVLSRWPVTDPRTLPLPAVGAPTGAQALAVTLDLGDGVRTAVVSTHLQPPPGQGPVDQARAVADFAIGYAAGRPLVVAGDLNTEPGDEAFGQFTNAGLADALAAARPLATSPADDPHEQIDHIFVSPGLTPSDPVAVRSTASDHLPVAVTLTLPPR, translated from the coding sequence GTGCGCTACCGCCAGCTCACCACCGGGACGCTCGCGCTGGGCGTCGTCCTCCTCATCGACGTGCTGCGGGTCTGGCTGCCCGGCATCATCACCATCTTCGGTCAGGCGGCGTCCACCCCGGCCGAGCTGATGGGCGCGTTCGCCCTCGGCTGGTTCGTGCTCGCGATGGGGGCACCCGCGGTGGTCCGCCGGGTCGGAGCCCGCCCGGTCACGGTCGTCGCCGCCGTTGTGCTCGCTGTCGCCCGGCTCGTGCTCACCGCCGCCCCCGGTGGGCGTACGCAGCTCTGGTTGGCCACCGCCGGGCTGCTCGCCGGGCTGGTCTGGCTGGTCGGCACAGCCGCCGACACCGACCGGCCGGTCCCCGGGCTGGCGTTGGGATTCGCGGTCAACGCGGCCCTGCACGCGGTGCTGGACACCTTCGACCTGGTCTGGCGCGGCGACTGGGTGGCCTGGCTGCTCAGCTCCGTTGCGGTGGCGCTGTTCCTGTTCGGCACGGCGCTGTTCCTGTTCGCGACGGCGCAGTCCGGCACCCGGGCCGGTGTGGCGCAGTCCGGCACCTGGGTCGGCACGGCGCAGCAGTCCGGCACCCGGGTTGGCGGCGGTGGCGGCCGGGCCTGGCTGCTGGCCGGGCCAGCGCTGCTGCTGACCGGGATGGTGGCGCTCTCCCCGGCGCTGGCCCGGACCGGAATGTCGTACCTGTTCGTCGGCGACAATGTGGCTCGTTCGCCGTTGTTCGGCATGGCGCCGGTGCCGGTGGCGGTCGCGGGGTTCCTGTTCACCGCGTTGACCCGGCCGCCGTCGCGCTGGGGCCGCGCGTACGGGCCGGTGGCGCTGCTGGCCGGCGCGGTGCTGTTCGCCCTCGATCGGGGTGACCTGCTCCTCCCGGCCATCCTGCTCGCCGCCGTCGGTCTCGGCGCCTGCCTCGCCCTCACTGACGACGCCAGCCACCCGGAGAACGGCACCGCTGACGCTGCCGGTACCGCTGACGCGACCGACGCCACGGGCGGGAAGGCGGGCGGTGGGCAGGTGGCGGTCCGTCGGGGGTACGCGGTCGCCGCCGGCATGCTCGTCTTCGCGCTGGGGGCGGTCGGGTACTACTCCGCCTATGACCTCGGCTACCCCAACGCGGCGGTGCCCGTGGTGGTGGCCGTGCTGGTCGCCGTCGTGGCGTTCACCGCCCGTCCCGTCGTCGATTTGCGCCCCGGGCCGTTTCCGCTGCTACGGGCGGCAGGCGCGGTCACCGTGCTGGCCCTGCTGGCACCGGTGCTCGCCGACGAGGTGCCGGTGGCCAGCAACCGGGACGGCCCGCCGCAGCGGTTGACCGTGGTGGCGTACAACATCCGGATGGGTTTCGGGCTGGACGGTCGGTTCGACCTGACCGGGCTCACCGAGGCTGTCCACCGGCAGCGGCCCGACGTGGTGTTGCTCAGCGAGGTGGACCGGGCCTGGTTGCTCAACGGTGGGCACGACACCCTCGACCTGCTGGCCGACCGGCTCGGCATGCCGTATGTCTTCGGGCCGGCCGCCGACCCGGTGTGGGGTGACGCGGTGCTCAGCCGTTGGCCGGTCACCGATCCGCGGACCCTCCCGCTGCCGGCCGTCGGCGCGCCCACCGGAGCGCAGGCACTCGCCGTCACGCTTGACCTCGGTGACGGCGTCCGTACCGCCGTGGTCAGCACCCACCTGCAACCTCCGCCGGGGCAGGGCCCGGTGGACCAGGCCCGCGCGGTCGCCGACTTCGCCATCGGGTACGCGGCCGGCCGGCCCCTGGTGGTGGCCGGCGACCTGAACACCGAGCCGGGCGACGAGGCGTTCGGACAGTTCACCAATGCTGGCCTGGCCGACGCGTTGGCGGCCGCCCGGCCACTGGCGACCAGCCCGGCGGACGACCCGCACGAGCAGATCGACCACATCTTCGTCTCGCCCGGCCTGACGCCCAGCGACCCGGTCGCGGTGCGCAGCACGGCCAGCGACCACCTGCCGGTCGCGGTGACCCTGACCCTTCCGCCCCGCTGA
- a CDS encoding NAD(P)H-dependent glycerol-3-phosphate dehydrogenase — MTGHVAVLGAGSWGTAFAKILADAGRDVTVWARRAPVAESIRVERRNPEYLPGVLLPAGVTATADAAEAITGAEVVVLAVPSQTLRGNLAEWAGHLHPDSTLVSLMKGIELGTTKRMSEVIVETAGVAADRVVVVSGPNLAPEIAAEQPAATVVAGTNSHRTVLVQSSIRTPYLRPYTNDDVIGCELGGAVKNVIALSYGIATAMGFGDNTRAMLMTRGLAETARLGVALGADPITFAGLAGMGDLVASCSSPLARNRTFGEHLGRGETLEQAQAATRQTAEGVKSCLAIRDLARAHGVEMPITEHVERICHEGMDPRLAVENLMSRTAKPESYE; from the coding sequence ATGACCGGCCACGTCGCGGTGCTCGGTGCCGGGTCCTGGGGCACCGCGTTCGCCAAGATCCTCGCGGATGCGGGGCGGGACGTGACGGTGTGGGCCCGTCGTGCGCCGGTCGCCGAGAGCATCCGGGTCGAGCGCCGCAACCCGGAGTACCTGCCCGGCGTGCTGTTGCCGGCCGGTGTCACCGCCACCGCCGACGCGGCCGAGGCGATCACCGGCGCCGAGGTGGTGGTGCTGGCCGTGCCGTCGCAGACCCTGCGCGGCAACCTCGCCGAGTGGGCCGGGCACCTGCACCCGGACTCGACCCTGGTGTCGCTGATGAAGGGCATCGAACTCGGCACCACCAAACGGATGAGCGAGGTCATCGTGGAGACCGCCGGGGTCGCCGCGGACCGGGTGGTCGTCGTCTCCGGTCCGAACCTGGCCCCGGAGATCGCCGCCGAGCAGCCCGCCGCGACCGTGGTCGCCGGGACGAACAGCCACCGCACCGTGCTCGTGCAGTCGTCGATCCGGACGCCCTACCTGCGCCCGTACACCAATGACGACGTGATCGGCTGTGAGCTGGGCGGGGCGGTCAAGAACGTGATCGCCCTGTCGTACGGCATCGCCACCGCGATGGGTTTCGGCGACAACACCCGGGCCATGCTGATGACCCGGGGGCTGGCCGAGACGGCCCGGCTGGGCGTGGCGCTCGGCGCGGACCCGATCACGTTCGCCGGCCTCGCGGGCATGGGCGACCTGGTCGCCTCCTGCTCGTCCCCGCTGGCCCGCAACCGCACCTTCGGCGAGCACCTGGGCCGGGGTGAGACGCTGGAGCAGGCCCAGGCGGCCACCCGACAGACCGCCGAGGGTGTGAAGAGTTGCCTGGCGATCCGCGACCTGGCCCGGGCACACGGTGTGGAGATGCCGATCACCGAGCACGTCGAGCGGATCTGCCACGAGGGGATGGACCCGCGTCTCGCCGTGGAGAACCTGATGAGCCGAACCGCCAAACCCGAGTCGTACGAGTGA
- a CDS encoding lysophospholipid acyltransferase family protein, which produces MARRRLGFWQRFAVGLVKSVMTVWTRRTWRGQEHLRRDGGVIIVANHISHADPLVSAHFIFDSGLWPQYLGKASVFRVPVVGWILHRCRQIPVERGTVDAVRSLDSLVAALNQGGAVVIYPEGTTTRQPDLWPMKAKTGAARLALATGAPVVPVVMWGPERLFDPRTSRVNPRPRIPVTVVAGEPIDLSRWADAQPTRVTLEEMTDTIMLRLRDMLAEIRGGTPPPLWQRTNRSSAGREQQGDEA; this is translated from the coding sequence GTGGCACGGCGGAGGCTGGGGTTCTGGCAACGGTTCGCCGTGGGGCTGGTGAAGTCGGTGATGACCGTGTGGACCCGGCGCACCTGGCGTGGTCAGGAGCATCTCCGCCGCGACGGCGGCGTGATCATCGTGGCGAACCACATCTCGCACGCCGACCCGCTGGTCTCCGCGCACTTCATCTTCGACTCCGGCCTGTGGCCGCAGTACCTGGGCAAGGCCAGCGTGTTCCGGGTGCCGGTGGTTGGCTGGATCCTGCACCGGTGCCGGCAGATCCCGGTCGAGCGGGGCACCGTCGACGCGGTCCGCTCACTGGATTCGCTGGTCGCCGCGCTCAACCAGGGTGGCGCGGTGGTGATCTACCCGGAGGGCACCACCACCCGACAGCCGGATTTGTGGCCGATGAAGGCCAAGACCGGTGCCGCCCGGCTGGCCCTGGCCACCGGCGCCCCCGTCGTACCGGTGGTGATGTGGGGGCCGGAGCGGCTCTTCGACCCGCGGACCAGCCGCGTCAACCCCCGCCCCCGGATCCCGGTGACCGTTGTCGCCGGCGAACCGATCGACCTGAGCCGGTGGGCGGACGCCCAACCGACCCGGGTCACCCTCGAGGAGATGACGGACACCATCATGTTGCGCCTGCGGGACATGCTCGCCGAGATCCGTGGCGGCACCCCGCCGCCGCTGTGGCAGCGAACGAACCGGTCCTCCGCCGGACGCGAGCAGCAGGGCGACGAGGCATGA
- a CDS encoding CYTH and CHAD domain-containing protein, whose translation MVEEEQKYEVDDAYVLPDLTAASPAGGRVRALPPVTLVARYLDTVDLRLARAGASLRHRRGDQLPWTVKLPTGTPGVRHEISRPGPAGQPPPDLVELVTVLHRGAPVAPVTVVRTVRHAYEVCDASGTVLVEVVDDRVTVLDDAGVTTGTFRELEAELKAGDRKLLDRVGAVLREAGAQGGAFTPKHVRALGASAQADPDLVAPVGLSDEPSAGDVVTEAVRKEIRRLLAHDPLVRLRASAAGGDTAVHQMRVACRRLRSDLRTFKPLIRKTWARPLRDELRWLAGVLGAARDAEVLRKRLRKTASADPLSPLDQDAVDRLDEVLAGRQRRALAGIDEALRSARYLALVDALVLAARAPRLTRRSAAPAAEALPALVARPWRRLAGPEGVDGLDAQSPDDRWHAVRKEGKQARYAVNAVAPAVRKGARRLSRALAGVQDVLGEHQDAAVAADTWLEIAAERPDDHELAVTAGRLAERERQSVRRMRDLFPTAWHRATRRRRTSWLP comes from the coding sequence ATGGTCGAGGAGGAGCAGAAGTACGAGGTGGACGACGCCTACGTGCTGCCGGACCTGACCGCCGCGTCCCCGGCCGGAGGTCGGGTCCGGGCGTTGCCTCCGGTGACGCTCGTCGCCCGTTACCTCGACACGGTCGACCTGCGGCTGGCCCGTGCCGGCGCCTCGCTGCGCCACCGCCGGGGCGACCAGCTGCCCTGGACGGTGAAGCTGCCGACCGGGACACCCGGCGTCCGGCACGAGATCTCCCGACCCGGTCCGGCGGGTCAACCACCGCCGGACCTGGTCGAGTTGGTCACCGTCCTGCACCGTGGGGCCCCGGTGGCCCCGGTGACGGTGGTGCGCACGGTCCGGCACGCGTACGAGGTGTGTGACGCCTCCGGCACGGTGCTCGTCGAGGTGGTGGACGACCGGGTGACCGTGCTCGACGACGCCGGCGTCACCACCGGCACGTTCCGCGAGTTGGAGGCGGAGCTCAAGGCGGGCGACCGGAAGCTGCTCGACCGGGTCGGCGCGGTGCTGCGCGAGGCTGGCGCCCAGGGTGGCGCGTTCACCCCGAAACACGTACGGGCACTGGGCGCGAGCGCGCAGGCTGATCCGGATCTGGTCGCGCCGGTAGGGCTGAGCGACGAGCCGAGTGCCGGCGACGTGGTGACCGAGGCGGTCCGGAAGGAGATCCGCCGGCTGCTGGCCCACGACCCGCTGGTCCGGCTGCGCGCCTCGGCGGCCGGTGGCGACACCGCCGTGCATCAGATGCGGGTCGCCTGTCGACGCCTGCGCAGCGATCTGCGCACCTTCAAACCGTTGATCCGCAAGACCTGGGCGCGTCCGCTGCGCGACGAGCTGCGCTGGCTGGCCGGTGTTCTCGGCGCGGCCCGTGACGCCGAGGTGTTGCGCAAGCGGCTCCGCAAGACCGCGAGCGCCGATCCGCTCAGCCCGCTCGACCAGGACGCGGTGGACCGGCTGGACGAGGTGCTCGCCGGACGGCAACGGCGGGCACTCGCCGGCATCGACGAGGCGCTGCGCTCCGCGCGTTACCTGGCCCTGGTGGACGCCCTGGTGCTGGCCGCCCGCGCACCCCGGCTCACCCGTCGGTCGGCTGCCCCCGCGGCGGAGGCGCTGCCCGCGCTGGTGGCCCGGCCCTGGAGGCGGCTGGCCGGCCCGGAAGGCGTCGACGGGCTCGACGCGCAGTCGCCGGACGACCGCTGGCACGCCGTGCGCAAGGAGGGCAAACAGGCCCGGTACGCGGTCAACGCGGTGGCACCGGCCGTCCGCAAGGGTGCCCGCCGGTTGTCCCGCGCCCTCGCCGGTGTGCAGGACGTGCTCGGCGAGCACCAGGATGCGGCCGTGGCAGCGGACACCTGGCTGGAGATCGCCGCCGAGCGGCCGGACGACCACGAGTTGGCGGTCACCGCCGGGCGGCTGGCCGAGCGCGAACGCCAGTCGGTCCGTCGGATGCGTGACCTCTTCCCGACTGCCTGGCACCGGGCCACCCGGCGGCGGCGGACCAGTTGGCTGCCGTGA
- the cofC gene encoding 2-phospho-L-lactate guanylyltransferase, whose product MSQPRWAVVVPVKRLAAAKSRLRGALPGVPHEELALALVADTLRAVLACPAVAEALVVTDDARVAAAARAAGARVLPDRPDAGLNAAFRHGAAGTTAGWVAGLTADLPALRPAELAGALLAAQNGRPAVRRFVPDAPGSGTTLLSSPPGVPLDPRFGVGSAVAHAASGALPLSGDWPSLRRDVDTAADLTAAARLGLGPRTAALVVAARPAHSAG is encoded by the coding sequence GTGAGTCAGCCGAGGTGGGCCGTGGTGGTGCCGGTGAAGCGTCTGGCGGCGGCCAAGAGCCGTCTGCGGGGTGCGCTGCCCGGCGTACCGCACGAGGAGCTGGCGCTGGCTCTGGTGGCCGACACGCTGCGCGCGGTGCTGGCCTGCCCGGCGGTCGCCGAGGCCCTGGTGGTGACCGACGACGCCCGGGTGGCGGCGGCGGCGCGGGCCGCCGGCGCGCGGGTGCTGCCCGACCGGCCGGACGCCGGCCTGAACGCCGCGTTCCGACACGGCGCGGCCGGGACCACCGCCGGGTGGGTGGCCGGGCTCACCGCGGATCTGCCAGCGCTGCGCCCGGCCGAGCTGGCCGGCGCACTGCTCGCGGCGCAGAACGGCCGACCCGCGGTACGCCGCTTCGTGCCGGACGCACCCGGCAGCGGCACGACGCTGCTCAGCAGCCCGCCGGGCGTCCCGCTGGACCCCCGCTTCGGGGTGGGCTCGGCGGTCGCGCACGCGGCCAGTGGGGCACTGCCGCTGAGCGGCGACTGGCCCAGCCTGCGCCGGGACGTGGACACCGCCGCCGACCTGACCGCCGCCGCCCGGCTCGGGCTTGGGCCCCGCACCGCCGCACTCGTCGTCGCCGCCCGCCCGGCCCACTCCGCGGGCTGA